One Paenibacillus riograndensis SBR5 DNA segment encodes these proteins:
- the mobB gene encoding molybdopterin-guanine dinucleotide biosynthesis protein B translates to MGYKNSGKTTLLCELIPLLRKKGCTVAVIKHDGHDFEMDHEGTDTWKQRQAGASAVAITSAARTSVIQERTSSLAELIEAFAGYDYVLVEGFKQEPYPKIVLLRREEDIPLLEEASNIVATAFWDSIRGMELPEIPGIHRFAVNDSLEIANLLWQQRFYFQNFNI, encoded by the coding sequence GTGGGTTATAAAAACAGCGGCAAAACAACCCTGCTTTGCGAATTGATTCCGCTGTTGCGAAAAAAAGGCTGCACAGTAGCGGTCATCAAGCATGACGGCCATGATTTTGAGATGGACCATGAGGGAACGGATACCTGGAAGCAGCGGCAGGCCGGTGCTTCAGCGGTTGCCATCACCAGCGCTGCCCGGACGTCGGTGATTCAGGAACGGACAAGCAGTCTGGCGGAGCTGATTGAAGCTTTTGCCGGCTATGATTATGTACTGGTAGAGGGCTTCAAACAGGAACCTTACCCCAAAATCGTCCTGCTCCGCCGTGAAGAGGATATCCCGCTGCTGGAAGAGGCAAGCAATATAGTCGCAACGGCATTCTGGGACTCCATACGGGGAATGGAATTGCCGGAGATCCCGGGCATTCACCGGTTTGCCGTTAACGATAGCCTGGAAATAGCCAACCTTTTGTGGCAGCAACGATTTTATTTTCAAAATTTCAATATATGA
- a CDS encoding molybdopterin molybdotransferase MoeA yields the protein MNSKEEAKDSKFHRKALQVAEAQSRIMEYAKLLQMEKVPLDQSVGRYLAEPVYAPHPFPAFNRSGMDGYALMAADTEEAGEGKRVWLDVVDNIPCGAVPSVDIRRGTAARIMTGAQVPAGADTVVMLEATESREEGGRLQVGIRKPQAAGKNVTPRGFELKEGELVLPAGRMIKAGDIAVLAAFGIPLVQVIRRPRVGIFATGTELLDVHEPLVPGKIRNSNSPMLEALVRECGGEPVMLGAIVDDIEQARSKVQIALESYDVVITTGGVSVGDYDIMGDLIRENSGDMLFNKVTMRPGSVTTAAVRGGTLLLALSGNPGACFVGFHLFARPAILQMQGADQPFLPEWTAVLGADYNKVNNYTRFVRARLEIHEGQLHAYPAVIDESSVMVTIKDSDCLIVIPPEERGVSAGNSAKVLKLPGEIRG from the coding sequence ATGAACAGTAAAGAGGAAGCAAAAGATTCTAAATTTCACCGTAAAGCGCTCCAGGTTGCAGAAGCCCAGTCGCGGATTATGGAATATGCCAAGCTGCTCCAGATGGAAAAGGTGCCTCTGGACCAGAGTGTGGGACGTTATTTGGCGGAGCCCGTCTATGCGCCTCATCCGTTTCCGGCCTTTAACCGTTCAGGTATGGACGGCTATGCGCTTATGGCCGCCGACACGGAGGAGGCGGGGGAAGGCAAGCGGGTCTGGCTGGACGTGGTGGACAACATTCCTTGCGGCGCCGTACCTAGCGTTGATATCCGGAGAGGGACGGCAGCCCGCATTATGACAGGAGCCCAGGTGCCGGCAGGCGCGGATACGGTGGTGATGCTGGAAGCTACGGAGAGCAGGGAAGAAGGCGGAAGACTTCAGGTGGGTATCCGCAAGCCGCAGGCAGCTGGCAAAAATGTGACACCGCGCGGCTTTGAGCTGAAGGAGGGGGAGCTGGTGCTTCCCGCCGGAAGGATGATTAAGGCTGGCGATATTGCAGTCCTGGCTGCTTTCGGAATCCCTTTGGTCCAAGTCATACGCAGACCGAGGGTAGGTATCTTTGCAACCGGAACTGAGCTGTTGGACGTTCACGAACCGCTTGTTCCCGGCAAAATAAGAAACAGCAATTCTCCCATGCTGGAAGCGCTGGTGCGTGAGTGTGGCGGGGAACCGGTGATGCTTGGGGCAATTGTGGATGATATTGAACAGGCGCGAAGTAAGGTGCAGATCGCTCTGGAAAGTTATGATGTGGTGATTACCACCGGAGGGGTGTCGGTCGGGGATTATGACATCATGGGAGATCTGATCCGCGAGAACAGCGGGGACATGCTGTTCAACAAGGTGACGATGCGTCCCGGAAGTGTGACAACGGCTGCTGTCCGGGGAGGAACGCTTTTACTGGCGTTGTCGGGCAATCCGGGTGCCTGTTTTGTTGGATTCCATCTGTTCGCCCGGCCTGCCATTCTGCAGATGCAAGGGGCTGACCAGCCATTCCTGCCGGAATGGACAGCGGTGCTGGGAGCAGATTATAACAAAGTGAATAATTACACCCGCTTTGTCCGTGCCCGGCTGGAGATTCATGAAGGGCAGCTTCATGCCTACCCGGCCGTCATTGATGAATCCTCTGTGATGGTTACGATTAAGGATAGTGACTGCCTAATCGTGATTCCACCGGAGGAACGGGGGGTATCTGCGGGAAATTCTGCGAAAGTACTCAAGCTGCCTGGTGAAATTCGGGGCTAA
- a CDS encoding pentapeptide repeat-containing protein, which translates to MSYPQELLSASPDQKHMHLQSNCESCFGLCCAALPFAVSSDFAIDKNAGQPCPNLRNDFRCGIHTELRAKGFKGCTVYECFGAGPKVSHITFNGRDWREAPETAASMFEVFPVMRHLHELLCYLTEALLLPAAQPIHSQLHSALEQTERLTLLPAEALLQVDVHATRAEINELLLRTSELAREAARRQLHNVPKRPKVYRGADLIGAKLKKADLRCVSLRGAYLIAADLSGADLRGADLIGADFRDTNLCGADLRGTLFLTQSQLNAAKGDASTKLPDRFVHPEHWMVV; encoded by the coding sequence ATGTCTTACCCACAAGAATTACTGTCTGCTTCACCTGATCAAAAACACATGCATTTACAGTCCAATTGTGAAAGCTGCTTCGGCCTATGCTGTGCCGCATTGCCCTTTGCCGTATCATCAGACTTTGCCATCGATAAAAATGCCGGCCAGCCTTGTCCTAACCTGCGGAATGACTTCCGCTGCGGGATTCATACGGAACTGAGAGCCAAGGGCTTCAAGGGTTGTACTGTGTATGAATGCTTTGGTGCTGGTCCTAAGGTTTCCCATATTACCTTCAACGGCAGGGACTGGCGCGAGGCTCCGGAAACCGCTGCTTCAATGTTCGAGGTCTTCCCGGTGATGCGTCATCTTCATGAGCTGCTGTGTTATCTGACCGAGGCACTGCTGCTGCCTGCTGCCCAGCCGATTCACAGCCAGCTCCATTCCGCACTTGAGCAGACTGAGCGGCTCACCCTGTTGCCGGCTGAAGCACTGCTCCAGGTGGACGTCCATGCAACCCGTGCAGAGATCAATGAACTGCTGCTGCGGACCAGCGAGCTGGCACGCGAAGCTGCACGGCGTCAGCTGCACAACGTCCCCAAACGCCCCAAAGTCTATCGGGGCGCCGACCTGATCGGTGCCAAGCTCAAAAAGGCAGATCTGCGCTGTGTCAGTCTGCGTGGGGCTTACCTGATTGCTGCAGACCTCAGCGGTGCAGATCTGAGGGGAGCCGATCTGATCGGGGCTGATTTCCGCGACACCAATCTTTGCGGCGCTGACCTTAGAGGCACCTTGTTTCTGACCCAATCGCAGCTTAATGCGGCGAAGGGCGATGCTTCAACCAAGCTTCCCGATAGATTTGTACATCCTGAGCACTGGATGGTGGTGTAG